One window of the Bacteroidia bacterium genome contains the following:
- a CDS encoding PhoH family protein, whose translation MPNEKKIFVLDTSVIIYDHNAIKNFKEHDVVVPITVLEELDNFKKGNDTKNYSAREFIRYIDKISGNNTLQDWVKLNGKGLGMFKIEMHQHASLDAEKIFGERKADHRILNSALYLSEIHPDRKVVLVTKDINLRIKAKSLNLIAEDYETGKIKADELYTGNTLIDKVAAESITEIYEKGFCKAETILKKTKPFSNHYYILKNGQKSVLAYYNPLNGNLQRVNKAAAFGIEPRNAEQAFALDAILNPKISLVTIQGVAGTGKTLLSLAGALEQKRNYHQIYLARPIVPLSNKDIGYLPGDIKSKLNPYMEPLWDNLKYIKNQFNEKEKEYKQITEMVENEKLVICPLAYIRGRSLSNIFFIVDEAQNLTPHEVKTIITRAGENTKIIFTGDIFQIDTPYLDAQSNGLSYLIDRIKNQSIYAHITLEKGERSELANLANEFL comes from the coding sequence ATGCCAAATGAAAAAAAAATTTTTGTACTCGATACTTCGGTCATTATTTATGATCACAATGCGATAAAAAATTTTAAAGAGCACGACGTCGTCGTTCCAATTACCGTTTTGGAAGAATTGGATAATTTCAAAAAGGGAAACGATACCAAAAATTATTCTGCGCGCGAATTTATCCGATACATCGACAAAATATCTGGAAACAACACTTTGCAAGATTGGGTAAAGCTCAATGGCAAAGGACTAGGAATGTTTAAAATCGAAATGCACCAACACGCTTCGCTGGATGCAGAAAAAATTTTTGGCGAACGGAAAGCCGATCATCGCATTTTAAATTCCGCATTGTATCTTTCTGAAATACATCCCGACCGAAAAGTAGTTTTGGTTACGAAGGATATTAATTTACGTATCAAAGCAAAATCACTGAATTTAATTGCGGAAGATTACGAAACTGGAAAAATAAAAGCAGACGAATTATATACTGGAAATACGTTAATCGACAAAGTAGCGGCGGAATCTATCACTGAAATATACGAAAAAGGTTTTTGCAAAGCAGAAACAATTCTCAAAAAAACAAAACCATTTTCCAATCATTATTACATTTTAAAAAATGGACAAAAATCTGTTTTAGCGTATTACAATCCACTTAATGGGAATTTACAAAGAGTGAATAAGGCTGCGGCTTTCGGCATCGAACCGCGTAATGCGGAACAGGCTTTCGCGCTCGACGCCATTTTAAATCCAAAGATTAGTTTAGTAACCATTCAAGGTGTGGCAGGAACTGGGAAAACCTTGTTATCATTGGCTGGCGCATTGGAACAAAAAAGAAATTATCATCAAATATATTTAGCGCGTCCCATCGTTCCGCTTAGTAATAAAGACATTGGTTATTTGCCAGGTGATATTAAATCGAAGCTAAATCCTTACATGGAGCCACTTTGGGATAATCTCAAATACATTAAAAATCAGTTTAACGAAAAGGAAAAAGAATACAAACAAATTACCGAAATGGTAGAAAATGAGAAATTGGTCATTTGTCCGCTCGCTTACATTCGTGGCAGAAGTTTGTCAAATATTTTTTTTATTGTAGATGAAGCCCAAAATCTTACGCCACACGAAGTAAAAACAATTATTACGCGTGCCGGAGAAAACACAAAAATTATTTTTACTGGAGATATTTTTCAAATTGACACACCGTATTTAGATGCTCAAAGTAACGGACTTTCCTACTTAATTGATCGCATAAAAAATCAATCTATTTATGCGCATATCACGCTCGAAAAAGGCGAGCGATCAGAATTAGCGAATTTAGCAAACGAATTTTTATAA